The following proteins come from a genomic window of Proteiniphilum propionicum:
- a CDS encoding electron transfer flavoprotein subunit alpha/FixB family protein, translating to MNNLFVYLEIEEGTVADVSLELLTKGRSLASQLGCKLEAVAAASKLDNVDQQVFPYGVDVLHIFKDNRLSPYTTLPHTSIMVELFKKEKPQICLMGATIIGRDLGPRVSSALGSGLTADCTSLEIGDHEDKKAGKNYENLLYQIRPAFGGNIVAWIINPDHRPQMATVREGVMKKEIYDLNYKGEKVEYNVKDFVKEEDFIVSIIDRHVEKSKVNIKNSPIIVSGGYGVGSKENFQMLYQLADVLGAEVGASRAAVDAGFVEHERQVGQTGVTVRPKVYIACGISGQIQHIAGMQDSSIIISINNDPNAPINAIADYVITGEIEQVIPKMIKYYKKNTK from the coding sequence ATGAACAACTTATTTGTATATTTGGAAATAGAAGAGGGAACGGTAGCTGATGTGAGTCTGGAACTGCTGACCAAAGGGCGATCGCTTGCTAGCCAGCTGGGATGCAAGCTTGAGGCTGTGGCTGCTGCATCAAAACTCGATAATGTTGATCAACAGGTTTTTCCCTATGGAGTAGATGTGTTGCATATCTTCAAAGATAACAGATTGTCGCCTTATACCACACTGCCTCATACATCCATCATGGTGGAACTCTTCAAAAAAGAAAAGCCGCAAATCTGTCTTATGGGGGCTACCATTATAGGGCGCGACCTTGGCCCACGCGTATCATCGGCATTGGGAAGCGGGTTAACCGCCGACTGTACCTCGTTAGAGATAGGCGACCACGAGGATAAAAAAGCTGGAAAAAATTATGAGAACCTTCTCTATCAAATACGTCCCGCTTTTGGTGGAAATATTGTGGCATGGATCATTAACCCCGATCATCGTCCGCAGATGGCTACGGTACGCGAAGGGGTTATGAAAAAGGAGATTTACGATCTTAACTATAAAGGTGAAAAAGTGGAATACAATGTGAAAGATTTTGTGAAAGAAGAAGACTTCATTGTTTCCATTATCGATCGTCACGTTGAGAAATCAAAGGTAAATATTAAAAATTCACCCATCATTGTATCAGGAGGTTATGGCGTGGGGTCGAAAGAAAACTTCCAGATGCTCTACCAGCTTGCCGACGTGCTGGGTGCTGAAGTGGGCGCATCACGTGCAGCTGTAGATGCCGGATTTGTAGAACATGAACGTCAGGTGGGACAAACGGGTGTAACCGTCCGCCCTAAAGTGTATATCGCCTGTGGCATCTCGGGACAGATACAGCATATTGCCGGTATGCAAGATAGTTCTATCATCATTTCTATTAACAACGATCCCAATGCGCCCATCAATGCTATTGCCGACTATGTAATTACCGGAGAAATTGAGCAGGTGATACCGAAGATGATTAAATATTATAAGAAAAACACGAAATAA
- a CDS encoding electron transfer flavoprotein subunit beta/FixA family protein: MTFNIIVLAKQVPDTRNVGKDAMKADGTVNRAALPAIFNPEDLNALEQALGIKESYPGSTITVLTMGPGRAAEILREGLFRGADDGVLLTDRAFAGADTLATSYALAMAVRKLGKFDIIISGRQAIDGDTAQVGPQVAEKLGIPQITYAEDIERIEKNKVTVKRRLDNGVEVVECPLPVLITVNGSARTCRPRNAKLLQKYKHARTITERQTENIDYIDIYSSRPYLNLTEWSVADVDADIVQCGLSGSPTKVKKIENVVFQAKESKRLSGSDMEIDELMRELIESHTIG; encoded by the coding sequence ATGACATTTAACATTATTGTGTTGGCGAAGCAGGTACCTGATACACGCAATGTTGGGAAAGATGCGATGAAAGCCGATGGAACTGTAAACAGAGCGGCACTTCCCGCTATATTCAATCCCGAAGATCTGAATGCTTTGGAGCAGGCCCTTGGAATCAAAGAGAGCTATCCGGGATCTACAATTACGGTGCTGACTATGGGACCGGGACGTGCTGCCGAAATCCTTCGCGAAGGGCTTTTCCGTGGTGCAGATGACGGAGTGTTATTGACCGACAGGGCTTTTGCCGGTGCCGATACGCTGGCTACATCGTATGCTTTGGCCATGGCTGTCAGGAAACTTGGAAAATTCGATATCATCATTTCCGGACGACAGGCTATCGATGGTGATACCGCCCAGGTAGGTCCCCAGGTGGCCGAAAAACTGGGAATACCCCAAATTACCTATGCCGAGGACATCGAAAGAATAGAAAAAAATAAGGTAACTGTTAAACGGCGCCTTGATAACGGTGTAGAAGTGGTGGAGTGCCCCCTTCCGGTGTTGATTACCGTTAACGGATCGGCTCGAACATGCAGGCCCCGCAATGCGAAGCTGCTGCAAAAGTATAAACACGCCAGAACCATCACCGAGCGTCAGACTGAAAATATCGACTACATAGATATATATAGCAGTCGCCCCTATCTGAACTTAACCGAATGGAGTGTGGCCGATGTAGATGCGGACATAGTTCAGTGCGGCCTCTCCGGTTCTCCTACGAAAGTGAAAAAGATTGAGAACGTTGTCTTTCAGGCCAAAGAGAGCAAAAGACTCAGCGGCAGTGATATGGAGATTGACGAGCTGATGAGGGAGCTAATAGAAAGTCATACGATTGGATAA
- a CDS encoding DUF4906 domain-containing protein, which translates to MMKFLFQQWLFAVLLLTGFVACSKEMPVSGNETDATVQAAFKLQVKPVEEYFTRGAAVAACEVPETDDAMTVTFTRDKRELQTRASGDISENNEERVSNVWVLQFDGTNPEAKLVLRQFFSDLGSDYIVRPSLLHNSTEQTIYFLVNTNNSSLFSDLQLNKYTLANFEETPSRQYADQLEVTSNGTTLPMAAKYTGIPGEALKNITVTRMVSKITFSYTTLLPAGHSFVAKSVQLQDIPRTALYAGQLTGGVFPTEEGVNFTDYDMVNLAPGASCTWYMPESMRGEVPAVTQPGMKGAHNAPKFATNIVITGDYTKPGAQGEETQTVLYRIFLGENDTYSFNTRRNHHYTLNVVIRNMMESDKRVLVANNALARFATHDLAALNTFAEGPEWQAPVAYWQWGRNKAFPNAVPKANVERFISCTDPLLWETDAMIWRKSISSTSITSIFNNINASYTWSDVVKSAIGTAPESYIGNNTDYLGNLSGDPCPQGWHVPDDAEYQAITIQTNDATIRVGGKTGVYSGQKTTNAGVTYGLKFIQDNNWDMLTAYRWEKVTIEGVDCLKITSRYLGLAGRKTTVADLVPHTYWSKNNAQDVVRYFPVSGIYTYIKKENASSVYRFASDYIKYLSMGADYSALNVFAAKAGFSSQSNEQSVASSMMPVRCVRN; encoded by the coding sequence ATGATGAAGTTTCTTTTTCAACAATGGCTATTTGCTGTCCTGTTGCTTACCGGTTTTGTGGCATGTAGTAAAGAAATGCCGGTCTCCGGTAATGAAACGGATGCAACCGTGCAGGCAGCTTTCAAGCTGCAGGTGAAGCCCGTGGAGGAATACTTCACACGCGGGGCTGCCGTTGCGGCTTGTGAGGTACCGGAAACGGATGACGCCATGACTGTAACCTTTACTCGCGACAAGCGTGAACTTCAAACTCGCGCGTCAGGCGATATTTCGGAAAATAACGAAGAACGCGTAAGCAACGTGTGGGTATTGCAGTTCGATGGCACCAACCCGGAAGCTAAACTGGTGTTAAGGCAGTTTTTCTCCGATTTGGGAAGTGATTACATCGTCCGTCCGTCACTGCTACACAACAGTACCGAGCAAACCATCTATTTTTTGGTAAACACCAATAACTCGTCACTTTTTAGTGATCTTCAACTCAACAAATACACGCTGGCCAATTTTGAGGAAACACCCTCGCGTCAGTATGCAGACCAATTGGAGGTTACCTCCAATGGAACAACATTGCCCATGGCAGCCAAATACACGGGCATACCGGGGGAGGCCCTTAAGAACATCACAGTAACGCGCATGGTATCCAAGATAACCTTTAGCTACACTACTCTCCTCCCGGCGGGGCATAGCTTTGTAGCCAAAAGTGTGCAGTTGCAGGATATTCCCCGTACAGCACTTTATGCCGGGCAACTCACCGGAGGCGTTTTCCCTACCGAAGAGGGTGTGAATTTTACGGACTACGACATGGTGAACCTTGCCCCCGGCGCTTCATGTACCTGGTACATGCCCGAGAGCATGAGGGGAGAGGTGCCGGCCGTAACTCAACCGGGGATGAAAGGAGCGCACAACGCGCCCAAATTTGCCACCAACATTGTTATTACGGGCGACTACACCAAGCCGGGAGCACAGGGCGAAGAAACACAAACAGTTTTGTACCGCATCTTTCTGGGCGAAAACGACACCTACAGCTTCAACACCAGGCGCAACCATCACTACACCCTGAACGTGGTAATAAGGAATATGATGGAAAGCGATAAACGCGTGTTGGTTGCCAACAATGCGCTGGCCCGTTTTGCCACCCATGATTTGGCGGCTTTGAACACATTTGCTGAGGGCCCGGAGTGGCAGGCCCCGGTAGCTTATTGGCAGTGGGGACGCAACAAAGCCTTTCCAAACGCTGTTCCAAAGGCGAATGTCGAACGTTTCATTAGTTGTACCGACCCTTTATTGTGGGAAACTGACGCAATGATCTGGAGAAAATCAATTTCTAGCACCTCCATTACCTCAATTTTCAATAATATAAATGCCAGCTATACATGGAGTGATGTAGTGAAATCCGCCATAGGTACGGCTCCCGAAAGCTATATCGGCAACAATACCGACTACCTGGGAAACCTTTCGGGAGACCCTTGCCCGCAGGGATGGCACGTGCCGGATGACGCAGAGTATCAAGCAATAACAATACAAACCAACGACGCAACCATAAGGGTGGGCGGTAAAACGGGGGTATACAGTGGACAAAAAACCACCAATGCCGGGGTAACGTACGGACTTAAATTCATTCAAGACAACAACTGGGATATGCTTACCGCTTACCGGTGGGAGAAAGTAACGATTGAGGGGGTGGATTGTCTTAAAATCACCTCCCGATACTTGGGATTGGCAGGACGCAAAACAACTGTTGCCGACTTGGTGCCACACACGTATTGGAGCAAAAACAACGCGCAAGACGTTGTGCGTTATTTCCCGGTAAGCGGAATATATACTTATATTAAAAAAGAAAATGCCTCGAGTGTTTATCGTTTTGCTTCTGATTATATAAAGTACTTATCAATGGGTGCAGATTATTCCGCACTTAATGTTTTTGCAGCTAAGGCTGGTTTCTCTTCACAAAGCAATGAGCAGTCTGTGGCATCAAGTATGATGCCTGTTCGTTGCGTCCGAAATTAA
- a CDS encoding RNA polymerase sigma factor, translating to MDTFCTMTDEELVVSYAGGNDAAFDELLNRHKQPLYAYIFFTVRDSGLAEDIFQDTFIKAIVTIKQGRYTETGKFRAWIMRIAHNLMIDYFRQKKNENTVSNDDYEVDLLNNPSLCNDNVEREMVKTQVLSDVRKLIGFLPETQREVLEMRYYKDLSFREIADATGVSINTALGRMRYAILNMRKLAIDNRMILTLS from the coding sequence ATGGATACTTTCTGCACGATGACCGATGAGGAGTTGGTTGTTTCGTATGCCGGGGGCAATGATGCTGCGTTTGATGAGTTACTCAACAGGCACAAGCAACCTCTTTATGCATATATTTTCTTTACCGTACGCGACAGTGGCCTAGCGGAAGACATTTTTCAGGATACCTTTATTAAAGCAATCGTTACCATAAAACAGGGGCGATACACCGAGACAGGCAAATTCAGAGCATGGATTATGCGTATTGCTCATAATCTGATGATCGACTATTTCCGTCAGAAAAAAAACGAAAACACTGTTTCCAATGACGATTACGAGGTGGACCTGCTGAATAACCCTTCCCTCTGCAATGACAATGTGGAAAGGGAGATGGTGAAGACACAGGTACTAAGTGATGTAAGGAAGCTGATTGGGTTCCTGCCTGAAACACAGCGTGAAGTGCTAGAGATGAGATATTATAAGGATTTAAGTTTCCGGGAAATAGCCGATGCAACCGGTGTGAGCATCAATACTGCCCTCGGGCGCATGCGTTATGCCATCCTCAACATGCGCAAACTGGCAATTGATAACAGAATGATTTTGACGCTAAGTTAG
- a CDS encoding acyl-CoA dehydrogenase family protein, whose amino-acid sequence MANFYTDTPQFRHYIHHPLMKRIVELKERNYSDKDTYDYAPMDFEDAMDSYNKVLEVVGEICGDIIEPNSESVDQCGPTVKDGRVTYAGPTQENLNALNKAELMGMGLARRYGGLNFPMVPYMMSADIVSRADASFQNIWMLQDCGETIYEFADEAQKEKYLPRIVKGETMSMDLTEPDAGSDLQAVMLKATFNEKENQWYLNGVKRFITNGDADIHLVLARSEEGTKDARGLSMFVYDKKNGGVNVRRIENKMGIKGAPTCELVFKNAKAELVGTRRMGLIKYVMSLMNGARLGIIAQSVGLSEAATREAYNYAIERRQFGKAIIEFPPVYEMLANMRARTDASRTMLYETCRFVDMYKTLEDIARERKLTPEERNEMKYYSRLADAFTPLGKGMSSEYANQNAYDAIQIHGGSGYMKDYKCERLYRDARITNIYEGTTQLQVVAAIRHVTTGTYLQRIKEYADMPVAPELEPLKRVLSKMTQMYEKLVDLVTAPKDEDYLDFHSRRLVESAGHIIMGHLLLQDANKDPELFRRSAEVYIHYGQIEVVKNYNFVTKSRIEDMAYYKPALAEE is encoded by the coding sequence ATGGCAAACTTTTACACAGATACACCACAATTTCGTCATTATATTCATCATCCACTGATGAAACGAATTGTGGAATTGAAAGAGAGAAACTACTCTGACAAGGATACTTACGACTATGCCCCAATGGACTTCGAAGATGCAATGGACAGTTACAATAAAGTGCTGGAAGTGGTGGGCGAGATCTGCGGTGACATCATTGAACCCAACTCCGAAAGTGTTGATCAGTGTGGCCCTACCGTTAAAGACGGGCGTGTGACTTATGCCGGCCCCACGCAGGAGAACCTCAATGCGCTTAATAAGGCAGAGTTGATGGGAATGGGTTTGGCCCGCAGGTATGGCGGTCTTAACTTTCCCATGGTACCCTATATGATGAGTGCCGATATTGTGAGCCGTGCCGATGCCAGCTTTCAGAATATCTGGATGTTGCAGGATTGTGGCGAAACTATCTATGAATTTGCCGATGAAGCGCAGAAGGAAAAATATCTGCCCCGTATCGTGAAGGGCGAGACCATGTCGATGGACCTCACAGAGCCCGATGCTGGATCAGACCTGCAGGCAGTGATGCTGAAGGCCACTTTCAACGAAAAAGAAAATCAGTGGTACCTGAACGGAGTGAAGCGCTTTATTACTAACGGCGATGCCGATATTCACCTTGTGCTTGCCCGTTCTGAAGAAGGCACTAAAGATGCCAGGGGCCTGTCGATGTTTGTTTATGATAAGAAAAACGGAGGTGTCAACGTGCGCCGCATTGAGAACAAGATGGGGATCAAGGGAGCACCTACTTGCGAGCTGGTTTTCAAAAATGCAAAAGCTGAGTTAGTAGGTACACGCCGGATGGGATTGATTAAATATGTTATGTCGCTTATGAATGGTGCACGCCTGGGAATTATTGCCCAGTCGGTAGGCCTTTCCGAAGCCGCCACCCGCGAAGCATACAACTATGCTATCGAGCGCCGTCAGTTTGGAAAAGCCATCATAGAGTTTCCTCCGGTTTACGAGATGCTGGCCAACATGCGTGCCAGGACCGATGCATCACGTACCATGCTCTATGAGACCTGCCGTTTTGTAGATATGTACAAAACACTGGAAGATATTGCAAGAGAACGCAAGCTTACACCTGAAGAACGGAATGAGATGAAGTACTACTCTCGCCTGGCCGATGCCTTCACACCCCTCGGTAAGGGTATGAGTAGCGAGTATGCCAACCAGAATGCCTACGATGCCATCCAGATACATGGCGGATCGGGTTATATGAAAGACTACAAGTGTGAGCGGCTCTATCGCGATGCACGTATTACCAATATCTATGAAGGTACCACGCAGTTGCAGGTGGTGGCTGCCATCCGTCATGTCACTACAGGAACCTATCTTCAAAGGATCAAAGAGTATGCCGATATGCCGGTTGCGCCCGAGCTAGAGCCGCTGAAGCGGGTACTGTCGAAGATGACACAGATGTATGAAAAGTTGGTCGATTTGGTTACCGCACCCAAAGATGAGGATTATCTCGATTTTCACTCTCGCCGGCTTGTGGAGAGTGCCGGACATATAATCATGGGACACCTGCTTCTGCAGGATGCCAATAAAGATCCGGAGCTGTTCCGCCGAAGTGCAGAGGTATATATCCATTATGGACAGATAGAGGTGGTGAAGAACTACAATTTTGTTACCAAGTCGCGTATCGAAGATATGGCTTACTATAAACCGGCTCTCGCCGAAGAGTAA
- a CDS encoding DUF6340 family protein, producing MNQAYKPFLSVLFAGMLLSSCAGIKYLSVETREPAQVALPSNVLNIAVVNNVVQQPDEIGHYIKQLGRSAAQRTKASSDSIAIYYTEALSQFLNEEDYFQRVVFYNKPLRSDKDFFREELIAPETMNEIRRMTGADAIVSLDKLIIETNKREHFRQQGYTYSDLTGKINSVIRVYLPTMEGKIPAVQYTDSIRWEGFDIQDGMAYAEVMIPSTEEAMKLLAVKAAEKMTYVFAPHWEMQDRWYYTLPNSLMREGETFAKGARWEEAIEKWQTFYNSLSNKTDKAKAANNIALAYEMMDDMDKASEWAEVSNNLFVQSTSPNSLERRRSLLYKNEIERRRNNSNRVNQEDF from the coding sequence ATGAATCAAGCATACAAGCCATTCCTGTCTGTTCTTTTTGCAGGAATGCTTCTGAGCAGTTGTGCAGGAATAAAATATCTGTCAGTGGAAACACGTGAGCCAGCCCAGGTAGCATTACCATCGAATGTGCTGAATATAGCAGTAGTAAATAATGTAGTACAGCAACCCGACGAGATTGGGCATTACATAAAACAACTGGGCCGCTCAGCCGCACAGAGGACGAAAGCCTCGTCCGACAGTATTGCCATATACTACACCGAAGCCCTTTCACAATTTTTGAATGAGGAGGATTATTTCCAGCGGGTTGTGTTCTATAACAAACCTTTGAGAAGCGACAAAGACTTCTTCAGGGAAGAGCTTATTGCCCCCGAAACAATGAACGAAATTAGAAGGATGACCGGCGCTGACGCTATTGTTTCGCTCGATAAACTGATAATAGAGACCAATAAAAGGGAGCATTTCAGGCAGCAAGGCTACACATACAGCGATTTGACAGGAAAGATAAACTCAGTTATACGTGTGTACCTTCCCACCATGGAGGGGAAAATTCCTGCAGTACAATATACCGACAGCATTCGTTGGGAAGGCTTTGATATTCAGGATGGGATGGCTTATGCGGAAGTAATGATTCCGTCAACCGAAGAGGCTATGAAGTTATTGGCTGTAAAGGCAGCCGAAAAGATGACATATGTGTTTGCACCTCACTGGGAGATGCAAGACAGATGGTATTACACACTCCCCAACTCTTTGATGCGAGAGGGAGAGACATTTGCAAAGGGAGCCAGATGGGAAGAAGCAATAGAGAAATGGCAAACTTTTTATAATTCCCTCTCAAACAAAACTGATAAAGCCAAGGCAGCAAATAATATTGCACTTGCCTATGAGATGATGGACGATATGGATAAAGCATCTGAGTGGGCGGAAGTGTCAAACAATCTGTTTGTTCAATCCACATCTCCAAACTCGCTGGAAAGAAGAAGGTCTTTGTTGTATAAGAATGAAATAGAGAGGCGCCGCAACAACTCAAACAGAGTGAATCAGGAGGATTTCTGA
- a CDS encoding FimB/Mfa2 family fimbrial subunit — protein MTQQSRERIEMNKNSTYTLVVAIVTLLSGCINSDLSHCGKQAQLVIKAVNKYGDDITPSGATGDVMLFVFDDENRFLSHQYLPVQDIRDRRNIEVKLRSGEAFRYVAWSNISDTVKMFDFDPNWLLSQNKVKPLALSDNIVSIPADIFYGRKRMSCADDEYSPVTELVIKRSVAQIHVAVVGMPAGDSPGQYLVVLSDKEDKLNFENQILLLGGNGIYVKKAMWFQKGVMMGIEDAFRALPSLGGAKTVSLYKGQQVVAAVTHDIENKPIAPRADERINVLINLNQDNPSETAGVEMRMVVSDWDEVVEWKEW, from the coding sequence ATGACACAACAAAGCCGGGAGCGCATTGAGATGAACAAAAACAGTACATACACACTCGTTGTGGCCATCGTTACCTTGCTGAGCGGTTGCATTAATAGCGATTTGTCGCATTGTGGCAAACAGGCCCAATTGGTAATAAAGGCAGTCAACAAGTACGGAGACGACATTACCCCCAGCGGAGCAACGGGGGATGTTATGTTATTTGTTTTCGATGACGAAAATAGATTTTTATCCCACCAATATTTGCCGGTTCAAGATATCAGGGACAGAAGAAATATTGAGGTAAAGCTGCGTAGTGGCGAAGCCTTTAGGTATGTGGCTTGGAGTAACATATCCGATACTGTAAAGATGTTTGACTTCGATCCCAATTGGTTATTGAGCCAAAACAAAGTAAAGCCCCTGGCGCTGTCTGACAATATTGTATCTATCCCGGCAGATATATTTTATGGCAGAAAAAGAATGTCTTGTGCCGATGACGAATATTCGCCTGTGACTGAATTGGTGATAAAACGCTCTGTTGCACAGATTCATGTAGCCGTTGTGGGAATGCCTGCCGGTGATAGTCCCGGCCAGTATTTGGTTGTACTGAGTGATAAGGAAGACAAACTTAATTTTGAAAATCAGATATTGCTACTGGGAGGCAACGGCATTTATGTAAAAAAAGCCATGTGGTTCCAAAAAGGGGTGATGATGGGAATTGAAGACGCATTCCGAGCTTTGCCTTCTTTGGGAGGAGCTAAGACTGTGTCGCTCTACAAAGGGCAACAAGTGGTGGCTGCCGTTACACACGACATAGAAAATAAACCCATTGCCCCAAGAGCCGACGAAAGAATAAACGTACTTATTAATTTGAACCAAGACAACCCTTCGGAAACAGCCGGTGTGGAGATGCGGATGGTTGTATCTGACTGGGATGAGGTGGTGGAATGGAAAGAATGGTAA
- the rho gene encoding transcription termination factor Rho, whose translation MAYNIIELNEKLTTELRVLAKEMGIRRPDAYKKEELIYKILDEQAIAETKKMSAESATRQASYGKNRSNANAKKGGSDKKKVEPEKKAVKNEPQKKEQDTSKNQSKPAVAETEKPKKVVKEDAMPEKSAAKTSSQSQTQTKSESASQKKSEAAKDTTTTTKGTTASTKEATTATKEATAAPETPKSPGRPIQLVFRSSKHRNDEKKSAPAPVTLPPVVAEETSEVKDTAIEKETPVLGSKVSMMDLISPSPLQPKQQPQAQQSKSHGQSQAQPQGQQQQQQKEKEKDPGYDFDGILTASGVLEIMSDGYGFLRSSDYNYMSSPDDIYVSQSQIRLFGLKTGDVVEGPIRPPKEGEKFFPLVKVDLINGRKPDDVRDRVPFDHLKPLFPNEKFNLTKGHNDNLSCRVVDMFSPIGKGQRGLIVAQPKTGKTMLLKDIANAIADNHPDVYMIILLIDERPEEVTDMERSVNAEVISSTFDEPADRHVKIAEIVLNKARRLVECGHDVVILLDSITRLARAYNTVQPASGKVLSGGVDANALHKPKRFFGAARNIENGGSLTIIATALTDTGSKMDDVIFEEFKGTGNMELQLDRKLSNKRIFPSVDIIASSTRRDDLLLSQETLNRMWVLRNFLSDMNSVEAMEFLLNRMRRTSSNEEFLISMND comes from the coding sequence ATGGCTTATAACATTATTGAGCTTAATGAAAAGCTTACAACCGAATTACGGGTACTTGCCAAAGAAATGGGAATAAGACGCCCGGACGCATATAAGAAAGAAGAACTCATCTATAAAATTCTTGACGAACAGGCAATTGCAGAGACAAAAAAAATGAGCGCCGAATCAGCAACCAGACAGGCTAGCTATGGGAAAAACCGATCCAATGCCAACGCTAAGAAGGGTGGTTCTGATAAAAAAAAGGTGGAGCCGGAAAAGAAAGCTGTTAAAAACGAACCGCAAAAGAAAGAACAGGATACATCAAAAAATCAATCGAAACCTGCCGTTGCTGAAACAGAAAAACCAAAAAAAGTAGTTAAAGAAGATGCAATGCCGGAAAAGAGTGCTGCGAAAACTTCTTCTCAATCTCAAACCCAGACAAAATCAGAGTCGGCAAGCCAAAAAAAATCAGAGGCAGCAAAAGACACGACTACAACCACAAAAGGGACAACTGCCTCTACAAAAGAGGCAACTACAGCTACAAAAGAGGCAACTGCAGCACCAGAAACTCCAAAATCTCCCGGAAGGCCTATTCAATTGGTATTCCGCTCATCAAAGCACCGAAACGATGAAAAGAAGAGTGCGCCTGCTCCAGTAACCTTACCACCGGTAGTTGCAGAAGAAACATCTGAAGTAAAAGATACAGCTATTGAGAAAGAAACTCCCGTTTTGGGCAGTAAAGTATCGATGATGGATCTTATTTCACCTTCACCGCTACAACCCAAGCAGCAGCCACAGGCTCAACAATCGAAAAGTCATGGGCAGTCACAGGCTCAACCCCAGGGGCAACAGCAACAGCAACAGAAAGAGAAAGAGAAAGATCCCGGTTACGATTTCGATGGTATACTCACGGCATCGGGCGTTCTGGAGATTATGTCTGACGGTTACGGATTTCTGCGCTCTTCGGACTACAACTACATGTCTTCGCCAGACGATATCTACGTTTCACAATCGCAGATCCGTCTTTTCGGACTTAAAACGGGTGATGTGGTGGAAGGGCCTATTCGTCCTCCCAAAGAAGGTGAGAAATTTTTTCCTCTGGTAAAGGTAGATCTAATCAACGGTCGCAAACCTGACGATGTGCGTGACCGTGTTCCATTCGATCACCTGAAACCACTATTCCCAAATGAAAAATTCAACCTTACCAAAGGTCATAACGATAACCTTTCATGCCGTGTGGTAGATATGTTCTCACCCATTGGTAAAGGACAACGCGGACTGATTGTAGCGCAGCCGAAGACTGGTAAAACCATGCTGCTAAAAGATATTGCAAATGCAATTGCAGATAATCATCCTGACGTATATATGATTATTCTGCTTATAGATGAGCGCCCTGAAGAGGTGACAGATATGGAGCGTAGCGTTAATGCCGAGGTGATATCTTCTACCTTTGATGAGCCTGCAGACCGTCATGTGAAAATTGCAGAAATTGTATTGAACAAAGCCCGCAGGCTGGTGGAATGTGGTCACGATGTGGTGATACTTCTAGACTCAATCACTCGTCTGGCACGTGCTTACAACACAGTACAGCCTGCATCGGGGAAGGTACTTTCTGGTGGTGTGGATGCCAACGCACTGCATAAGCCCAAACGTTTCTTCGGTGCTGCCCGTAATATAGAAAACGGGGGTTCTCTAACAATTATAGCGACTGCCCTCACAGATACCGGCTCCAAAATGGATGATGTGATCTTTGAAGAGTTCAAGGGAACAGGCAACATGGAACTTCAGCTCGACCGTAAGCTATCAAACAAACGTATTTTCCCGTCGGTGGATATTATTGCATCGAGCACACGTCGCGATGATCTTCTTCTTTCTCAGGAGACGCTCAACCGCATGTGGGTGCTCCGAAATTTCCTTTCGGATATGAATTCAGTAGAAGCCATGGAGTTTCTGCTTAACAGGATGAGACGCACATCGAGTAACGAAGAGTTTCTTATTTCAATGAATGACTAA
- a CDS encoding helix-turn-helix domain-containing protein has product MSNQKEISYLYSNVVSCSLEFADGSRKTIELPKTKNYMKLQYLDVEAKNRFFADAVNVKMNTLMNKPATVSMLAKKCGYNSLKTFTRHFKKYLGITPYQWMMGKKMDYARSKLLTTTLSIDSVSKLSGFVNTSHFYKCYLNRFGNSPAQDRKMRRPGKDF; this is encoded by the coding sequence ATGTCAAACCAAAAAGAGATATCTTATTTATATTCGAACGTAGTTTCGTGTTCGCTTGAGTTTGCCGACGGTAGCAGGAAAACTATTGAGTTGCCAAAAACGAAGAACTATATGAAATTGCAATATTTGGATGTGGAAGCGAAGAATCGTTTTTTTGCCGATGCAGTGAACGTTAAGATGAATACGTTGATGAACAAACCTGCCACAGTATCGATGCTTGCGAAAAAATGCGGATACAATTCTCTGAAAACATTCACACGCCACTTTAAGAAATATTTAGGCATAACACCTTATCAGTGGATGATGGGCAAAAAAATGGACTATGCGCGCTCAAAACTATTAACCACCACCCTTTCTATAGACTCGGTATCTAAATTATCCGGCTTTGTCAATACCTCTCATTTTTATAAATGTTATTTGAACCGATTCGGTAATTCTCCCGCTCAGGACCGAAAAATGCGTCGGCCGGGGAAGGATTTTTAG